The following DNA comes from Musa acuminata AAA Group cultivar baxijiao chromosome BXJ1-4, Cavendish_Baxijiao_AAA, whole genome shotgun sequence.
CCAATTATAGGATTTTTAAATAGATTTACAATATAAAAAACTTCCAGTGTCTATTAAAATACTTTAACTGAGAGTTTAATGAttctattcaaaaatattttaactGAAGAATTAGAGCAGTTCAACTCTATAGACTGATCCATATGGCATGATCAAGTGAGTAGTATTCTAATTGTCTTGTCAAAAGATATTTAAGAAATTATAGTAAACAGAGGACGTCCTTTAAAAAATCTGAAACAAAATATAACATGTCTAAGAAAAAGctcaaaagattttttttcaagaattcctACAAAATTATACATGTATAAGCCATAAACAtctcaaacaaacaaacaaagacTTTCTTAAAAATGCTTGGCAAACAAAATTGCCAAATAGCATCTACAAAAAGCTCAAGTTCCTCTCATGGTGCTCACACACCCAAACTATGATAAAGCTTGTGATACACAGGCCACATAAATAAACATGGTGGAAGACAAGACCACAGGGATCAGAATCAGATTTAAAGGTGAATATTTTTGTCTGACATCTCAAATGGACTCTTTGAAAAGACGAGGAAGCACTTCGTGTGCACTGATATCCAATGCCTCTGGGTTCCTGAAACAAGATGGCCAACGTTTGTGAGACCCTAACTTGATTCAAAATACTCTGATAAATAAATGAGTACATATCAAAAACTTTAAACTTAGTAAAATCACGCTATCAAGGATCGGTGTTGCATATGTGAATAGAAATAGCTTCCGATATATTCTAGAAGGTTGCAATACAATTGGAGCGTAAATGTGCAATCTGCAATCACCATGCCTTTTTGATATTGCTACTCACCCAAAAAACGAATTTGTTTTTAATTAATCAAAGGCATGTCAAGAAGATATAAGCACAGAAACAAGTGGAATGGTTTCAGAAATGACACTGTTTATAACACTTACAGTAAGGAAATGAGTATACAACTTAGTCATAGTGGTATTTCAGTAGAAGCAAATATCAAGCTTACTAGAAGTTAGTTTCCTGCCAACAAAAGCTATACAAAACAAATATTGACTTTTAAAAGTTAAAACCAACAAAACAGCATGCACATTGTCATCCAGAATGTGATACATGTTTTGCTATACCTCACCAAGAAACCAAGGGAGCTAGGAATAGAAATCGAATTACCTGCACAAAATCCGGCCTTTCTCCGTGGAGCTAGGAATGAACCATAATTTACGCAATAAAGGTGACTCAAATTGCACAAAGAAGCCATTACTCTGGCCAAGCTTCCACTTTCTTGAACCTTGCCCTTTCCACACCTACAAGATATTTGCATGACTGTGAGATCCATAACAGTCAAACTGTTCTTGCACATCCACTATCATAGTACCAATCTACGAGCTACAAAAGTACTTTGAATtcctacaacacttttaacatatATAGTGTTCTTTCCTAGAACGACCCATATCAGAAGGGGTAAACAAAGAACAGTTTACTTCTCTAATAAAATGACATTATCAAAATACCAACATCAAGGCAACAAGAAAAAACTTAAATATACTCAGATGAATCAAAGGACTAGGCAAATAAACATAAAATGTAATCTATAGCTTACCTGTGGATAGGCCATAATGCTCTTTGGTGCAACCAAGCAAGCAGCCCTGGAAAATGAGTCCTCTGCATACTGCCTTAAAAATGAGAAACAGTTGCTGTGTGTATGGGGAGATTCAAATGCCTGGCATAGGAAAATAAATCAGAAAGATCAACATCATGAAATATGAGCTCGTATTTGATCGAATGTAGAGTACGCAAATACTATATTAACCAGGCTGTTCTCGATTACCTTGTCTATATTGACAACTGGAGCATACTTATCAGTCTGAGTCTTCTGCTTATCAAGAAGGAAATTAACCCTAGGATCAACCTGACCAGTCTCATGCCATGCTTTTATAGCTGAATCCATTACATCAGCGAGGAAAGAAAAGATATCTTGCCATACTTCCTCAGCTCCAAATTTTGAAGACTACAAGCAGTCATGC
Coding sequences within:
- the LOC135661717 gene encoding uncharacterized protein LOC135661717 isoform X1, yielding MAEAGGGPSSGGGATLKDQGNEFFKAGNYLKAAALYTQAIKLEPSNPTLYSNRAAAFLHLVKLNKALADAETTISLNPQWEKGYFRKGCILEAMERYDDAISAFQVALQYNPQSSEVSKKIKRITQLAREKKRALEVENIRSSFDMRNFLDPLKPEFSSKFGAEEVWQDIFSFLADVMDSAIKAWHETGQVDPRVNFLLDKQKTQTDKYAPVVNIDKAFESPHTHSNCFSFLRQYAEDSFSRAACLVAPKSIMAYPQVWKGQGSRKWKLGQSNGFFVQFESPLLRKLWFIPSSTEKGRILCRNPEALDISAHEVLPRLFKESI
- the LOC135661717 gene encoding hsp70-Hsp90 organizing protein 2-like isoform X2, producing the protein MAEAGGGPSSGGGATLKDQGNEFFKAGNYLKAAALYTQAIKLEPSNPTLYSNRAAAFLHLVKLNKALADAETTISLNPQWEKGYFRKGCILEAMERYDDAISAFQVALQYNPQSSESSKFGAEEVWQDIFSFLADVMDSAIKAWHETGQVDPRVNFLLDKQKTQTDKYAPVVNIDKAFESPHTHSNCFSFLRQYAEDSFSRAACLVAPKSIMAYPQVWKGQGSRKWKLGQSNGFFVQFESPLLRKLWFIPSSTEKGRILCRNPEALDISAHEVLPRLFKESI